One Fusarium poae strain DAOMC 252244 chromosome 4, whole genome shotgun sequence DNA window includes the following coding sequences:
- a CDS encoding hypothetical protein (BUSCO:55057at5125): MDSTSSNNLLDKHNKLIFEILRSYRDLMNCVTIQGMDRDNQKDFEAQTTKLDYRDPETMAAAEIKTQRKFDQLHDNIKQLLALSRTIKELWVFGPLDRADGHRQEKEVQIDRDVQEVSRLLDNFDTNAMRELAEKFGGSYEPQAVASLSSAAATTTQPAEPAPSTGN; this comes from the exons ATGGATTCAACATCGTCTAACAACTTGCTGG ACAAACACAACAAGCTCATCTTTGAGATCCTCAGAAGCTATCGTGATCTCATGAATTGCGTTACAATCCAAGGCATGGATAGAGACAACCAGAAAGACTTTGAAGCACAAACAACCAAGCTCGACTACAGAGATCCTGAAACGATGGCAGCTGCCGAGATAAAAACACAAAGAAAGTTTGACCAATTG CACGACAACATCAAACAGCTTTTGGCTCTTTCGCGTACCATCAAGGAACTCTGGGTATTTGGACCTCTTGACAGAGCCGATGGTCACCGCCAAGAGAAGGAAGTGCAGATTGATCGCGACGTGCAGGAAGTGTCGCGTCTGTTGGATAATTTCGACACAAACGCCATGCGGGAGCTTGCAGAGAAATTTGGAGGATCTTATGAGCCTCAGGCTGTCGCGTCATtgtcatcagcagcagcgacgACAACGCAACCGGCGGAACCGGCGCCTTCGACTGGAAATTAG
- a CDS encoding hypothetical protein (BUSCO:10669at5125), protein MAIDGNALANQLQQLGIDSIESYPNCHPDTNPVDIYRSHITGLLAPITGVDPSIIYPAIQWTQTLDKGDAILAVPALRVKGKKPQELAEEWVSKFPESPLIEKPTASGPFISFFFKPNKLTNMLIPTIRKQAGNYGKNPYNGLRDPSDPNSGRKRMIVEFSSPNIAKPFHAGHLRSTIIGGFLASLYESAGWEVTRMNYLGDWGKQYGLLALAWEKWGDEEALKADPINHLFNLYVRINNEMSDEKSKIKEKQDAGEDVSELEARSLDEQARKYFRRMTDGDKEAVELWRRFRDLSIVRYKKTYARLNIEYDEYSGESQVPEEDMERAAKILAQKGLTEDANGATLIDFSKHVPGKPGKSLEKVILRKKDGTALYLTRDISELLNRQEKYKFDNMIYVVASQQDLHLKQLFKTIELMGHEDIAKKCQHINFGMVLGMSTRKGTVKFLDDILRDVADKMHEVMKKNETKYAQVENPEAVADILGISSVMVQDMSGKRINNYKFDMDVMTSFEGDTGPYLQYAHARLCSIRRRVNLSDEQLATADLSLLKEKHATDLVRLLSQWPDVVQNTLKTLEPTTILTYLFKMTHVLSSSYDHLRIVGSEDELQKARMALYDAARIVLHNGMSLLGLSPVERM, encoded by the exons ATGGCGATCGACGGTAACGCTCTCGCCAACCAGCTCCAGCAGCTTGGTATCGACAGTATCGAATCTTACCCCAACTGTCATCCCGACACCAATCCTGTCGACATCTACCGATCTCACATCACAGGCCTCCTGGCGCCCATCACTGGTGTTGATCCCAGTATCATCTACCCCGCCATCCAATGGACTCAGACACTCGACAAGGGTGATGCTATTCTCGCTGTGCCTGCTCTCCGtgtgaagggcaagaagccTCAAGAGCTTGCTGAAGAATGGGTCTCCAAG TTTCCCGAGTCTCCTCTTATTGAGAAGCCCACTGCTTCTGGTCCCTtcatttccttcttcttcaagcCCAACAAGCTCACCAACATGCTGATCCCCACCATCCGAAAGCAAGCCGGCAACTATGGAAAGAACCCCTACAATGGTCTCCGAGACCCCAGCGACCCCAACTCTGGCAGGAAGCGAATGATTGTCGAGTTCTCTTCGCCCAACATCGCCAAGCCTTTCCACGCTGGTCATCTCCGAAGTACCATCATTGGTGGTTTCCTCGCTTCTTTGTATGAGTCTGCTGGCTGGGAGGTCACCCGAATGAACTACCTTGGTGACTGGGGCAAGCAGTACGGTCTGCTGGCTCTGGCCTGGGAGAAGTGGGGTGATGAGGAAGCTCTCAAGGCCGACCCTATCAACcatctcttcaacctctATGTCCGAATCAACAACGAGATGTCTGACGAAAAGtccaagatcaaggagaagcaAGACGCCGGCGAGGACGTCTCTGAGCTTGAGGCCAGGTCTCTGGATGAGCAGGCCCGAAAGTACTTCCGACGAATGACAGATGGTGACAAGGAGGCCGTTGAGCTGTGGCGACGATTCCGAGACCTCAGCATTGTTCGTTATAAGAAGACGTACGCTCGTCTCAACATTGAGTACGACGAGTACTCTGGAGAGTCTCAGGTCCCCGAGGAGGATATGGAGAGGGCCGCCAAAATCCTCGCTCAAAAGGGACTTACCGAGGATGCCAACGGAGCTACTCTGATTGACTTCTCCAAGCACGTCCCTGGAAAGCCTGGTAAGAGTCTCGAGAAGGTCATTCTCCGAAAGAAGGACGGCACTGCTCTTTACCTTACCCGAGATATCAGCGAGCTCCTCAACCGACAGGAGAAGTACAAGTTTGACAACATGATCTACGTTGTTGCTTCTCAGCAAGATCTTCACTTGAAGCAGCTCTTCAAGACTATTGAGCTTATGGGCCACGAGGATATTGCCAAGAAGTGCCAGCACATCAACTTCGGTATGGTTCTCGGTATGAGCACCCGAAAGGGTACTGTCAAGTTCCTTGACGATATCCTCCGTGATGTCGCCGACAAGATGCACGAGGTCATGAAGAAGAACGAGACCAAGTACGCTCAGGTAGAGAACCCCGAGGCTGTTGCCGACATTCTCGGTATCAGCAGTGTTATGGTCCAGGACATGTCTGGAAAGCG AATCAACAACTACAAGTTTGACATGGATGTCATGACCTCTTTCGAGGGTGACACCGGTCCTTACCTCCAGTACGCCCACGCTCGTCTGTGCTCTATCCGACGAAGGGTCAACCTTAGCGACGAGCAACTCGCTACTGCGGACCTCAGCCTCCTCAAGGAGAAGCACGCCACAGACCTTGTCCGACTTCTCAGCCAGTGGCCCGACGTTGTCCAAAACACCCTCAAGACTCTTGAGCCCACCACCATCTTGACATACCTGTTCAAGATGACTCACGTCCTCAGCTCCAGCTACGATCACCTCCGAATTGTCGGCAGTGAGGATGAGCTCCAAAAGGCCCGTATGGCTCTGTACGATGCCGCTCGAATTGTGCTCCACAACGGCATGAGTCTGCTTGGTCTTTCCCCCGTTGAGCG AAtgtaa
- a CDS encoding hypothetical protein (TransMembrane:4 (i111-129o135-155i347-368o374-393i)) translates to MGDSYSATSGHTATTAVNRPTIDTTAATQEKLDPTRLQSMDSSSAKRMHSLEIPLDNVRSPPSPAVGVNPALFRKQTSLDLDDYFTGPRDIQKHSKWPLVMQMHGSIMPKLIIPLVAIGAWSTAITVIHDHYPKIQVNSVLLTILGFVVGLSLSFRSSTAYERYAEGRRYWGTLTMASQTLGRVIWIHGKDVPDQDPRETILKKIGAMNLIVAFAVSLKHALRFEPYSAYPDMEHLIGHLNTFAKEATAADPDACSMKKKNVFKSVGEYLGVSFAQSNPRKALKKTDKPLGNLPLEILNHLAVTIDRMVAQGQLDVPMQQTLAYNHLTMMNDCMTGCDRVLNTPLPIAYTIAISQITFIYVFVLPFQLVGPLEWITIPASVVAAYIIFGLLFIGQEIENPFGQDVNDLPLEIYCDQIAADLDVIASHDKREPDTFLLSHNSMPLYPVSTASSNAWMKRSDEKLRQAIKDKPNTMFEWRKEIARKKQAGVKFGTNDMLTAGDHNV, encoded by the coding sequence ATGGGCGACAGCTACTCTGCCACTTCTGGCCATACTGCCACTACGGCTGTGAACAGGCCGACCATCGACACCACCGCCGCCACACAGGAAAAGCTTGACCCTACGCGCCTTCAAAGTATGGACAGCTCTAGTGCGAAGCGTATGCACAGTCTCGAAATCCCTCTCGACAATGTTCGCTCTCCCCCTTCTCCCGCTGTTGGCGTCAACCCTGCCCTTTTCCGCAAGCAAACTTCCCTCGATCTCGACGACTACTTCACTGGTCCTCGCGATATCCAAAAGCACTCAAAATGGCCCCTTGTCATGCAGATGCACGGCTCCATCATGCCCAAGCTCATCATTCCTCTTGTTGCCATCGGAGCTTGGTCGACTGCCATCACAGTCATCCACGACCACTACCCCAAAATTCAAGTCAACTCTGTTCTGCTCACCATTCTGGGTTTCGTCGTCGGTCTTAGTCTGTCTTTCCGATCCTCGACTGCTTACGAGCGTTATGCTGAAGGTCGTCGATACTGGGGCACGCTTACAATGGCTTCCCAAACATTGGGTCGTGTCATCTGGATCCATGGCAAGGATGTGCCAGACCAAGATCCCCGCGAGACAATTCTGAAGAAGATTGGTGCCATGAACCTCATTGTTGCATTCGCCGTCTCTCTCAAGCATGCTTTGCGATTTGAGCCCTACAGTGCCTACCCCGATATGGAGCATCTCATCGGCCATCTCAACACTTTTGCCAAGGAGGCTACTGCGGCTGATCCCGATGCTTGCtcaatgaagaagaagaacgttTTCAAGTCTGTTGGAGAGTACCTGGGCGTGTCGTTTGCTCAGAGCAACCCTCGAAAGGCCCTTAAGAAGACTGACAAGCCTCTCGGTAACCTGCCTCTCGAGATTCTTAACCACCTCGCTGTCACTATCGATCGCATGGTTGCTCAAGGCCAGCTTGACGTCCCTATGCAACAGACTCTCGCTTACAACCATCTCACAATGATGAATGACTGCATGACAGGATGTGACCGAGTTCTCAACACTCCCCTTCCCATTGCCTACACCATTGCCATCAGTCAGATCACTTTTATCTACGTCTTTGTCCTTCCCTTCCAGCTTGTTGGGCCCCTCGAGTGGATTACTATTCCCGCCTCCGTCGTTGCGGCTTACATCATTTTCGGACTTCTCTTCATCGGCCAAGAAATCGAGAACCCCTTCGGACAAGACGTCAACGATCTTCCTCTCGAGATTTACTGCGACCAGATTGCGGCTGACCTAGATGTTATCGCGTCTCATGATAAGCGCGAGCCGGATACCTTCCTCCTCAGTCACAACAGCATGCCTCTATACCCAGTCAGCACAGCCTCTTCCAACGCTTGGATGAAGCGCAGTgacgagaagcttcgccAGGCCATCAAGGATAAGCCCAACACCATGTTTGAGTGGCGCAAGGAGATTGCTCGCAAGAAGCAAGCCGGTGTCAAGTTTGGCACCAACGACATGTTGACCGCTGGTGATCACAATGTTTAA
- a CDS encoding hypothetical protein (TransMembrane:1 (i12-29o)), whose protein sequence is MAGHWAPRQRSNRAPIVAFVLFVIFLYWFRDSLLPSNTPARKHRNDYPTLNLGDDDVELVVASMKHENVSWLEEYLPEWKKNIYVVDDNRAKLTVPMNKGREAMVFLTYIIDRYDSLPGNIVFHHAERFQWHNDNPDYDALPLLQNFRFDNLKKVGYANLRCVWILGCPAEIRPIKDESPGKEGEPIHARHVYKAAFQELFPSLEVPEEVGVTCCSQFAVRRETIHLRPRAEYVRFREWLIVSALGDALSGRVLEYSWHIMFGKEAVHCPNAAECYCQNYGMCDMKCEADKCEGQYTLPPFSTLPKGWPQLGWKGENRGWEGQP, encoded by the exons ATGGCTGGTCATTGGGCCCCTCGACAGCGCTCCAATCGGGCCCCCATCGTCGCCTTTgtcctcttcgtcatcttTCTCTACTGGTTCCGCGACAGCCTCTTACCGTCAAATACACCAGCGCGCAAGCATAGAAATGATTATCCGACGTTGAATCTCGGCGATGACGATGTCGAGTTGGTTGTGGCTAGTATGAAGCATGAAAATGTTTCTTGGCTCGAAGAATACCTCCCTGAATGGAAGAAGAATATTTACGTTGTCGATGACAACAGGGCCAAGCTGACTGTGCCCATGAATAAGGGTCGAGAGGCCATGGTCTTTCTGAC TTACATCATTGACCGATACGACTCTCTGCCCGGTAATATCGTCTTTCACCACGCCGAGCGCTTCCAATGGCACAACGACAACCCCGACTACGATGCTCTCCCTCTCCTCCAGAACTTCCGATTCGACAACCTCAAAAAGGTCGGCTACGCCAACTTGCGATGTGTATGGATTCTTGGCTGTCCCGCAGAGATCAGACCCATTAAGGATGAGTCCCCTGGCAAGGAGGGCGAGCCCATACACGCACGCCACGTTTACAAGGCTGCTTTCCAGGAGTTATTCCCCAGTCTTGAAGTCCCTGAGGAAGTTGGCGTTACCTGCTGTTCGCAGTTTGCTGTTCGTCGCGAGACTATTCATCTACGTCCCCGCGCCGAGTATGTGCGATTCCGCGAGTGGTTGATTGTATCTGCCTTGGGAGATGCTCTCAGTGGAAGGGTCCTTGAATATTCTTGGCACA TCATGTTTGGCAAGGAAGCAGTCCATTGTCCAAACGCCGCCGAGTGTTACTGCCAGAACTATGGCATGTGCGATATGAAGTGTGAAGCAGACAAATGTGAAGGTCAATACACACTTCCTCCCTTCTCGACCCTTCCCAAGGGTTGGCCTCAGCTCGGATGGAAGGGAGAAAACCGGGGCTGGGAGGGTCAACCTTGA
- a CDS encoding hypothetical protein (BUSCO:51374at5125), producing MREGQTWDDLPEELVMDLAQLTKANSIEGNKKDNVTVIYTPWSNLKKDGSMEVGQVGFKDPRKVKRILVPQRENPIVNRLNKTKVEKKPDLKQERDDRLKELRRRDQAVFQARKKEEAKQAQEWKEKKWQKDHAYDDIFTEELMAGSSNQDRNENWEDDFM from the exons ATGAGAGAGGGCCAGACATGGGATGACCTCCCTGAAGAGCTGGTCATGGATCTGGCACAATTGACAAAGGCCAACTCGATCGAAG GAAACAAGAAAGACAACGTCACAGTCATCTACACCCCATGGTCCAACCTCAAGAAGGACGGCAGCATGGAAGTTGGCcaagtcggcttcaaggatccCCGCAAAGTTAAGCGCATACTCGTACCGCAGCGCGAGAATCCCATTGTCAACCGTCTCAACAAGACAAAGGTGGAGAAGAAGCCCGACCTGAAGCAGGAGCGCGATGACCGTCTCAAGGAGCTGAGACGCCGCGACCAGGCTGTCTTTCAAGCAAGG aagaaagaggaggCCAAGCAAGCACAGGAgtggaaggagaagaagtggCAGAAGGATCACGCTTATGATGATATTTTTACCGAAGAGCTCATGGCTGGTTCGAGTAACCAGGACCGTAACGAGAACTGGGAGGACGATTTCATGTAA
- a CDS encoding hypothetical protein (SECRETED:SignalP(1-17)~MEROPS:MER0047718) — protein MVRLSVVAALFAAVANAVDLDKVAVNKGYGRLPGAYIFEFEEDHDCADFFAKASTAGKTRIKYNYKLFKGASIQLNDIDNAEDISAQMALMPGIKKKWPVQMFSLPKPEVHWTGTPGMEYTAVKKRGFEERDLSNTTYTPHVMTQIDKLRDEGVTGKGLKVALVDSGIDYKHPALGGCFGPKCLVSFGTDLVGDDYDGFTQAKPDDDPMDCAGHGTHVAGILAAQKNSMGFTGAAPGVKLGSYRAFGCNGEAGNDILIAAFNQAFEDGADIISASIGGPSGWSEEPWAVAVSRIVEQGVPCVLAAGNTGSAGLFYASTAANGKKVSAVGSFDNTKSLSLLNASSYAVDGGSEHEFGHLAGKPSAWKDVKLPLWALNYDTGVHDDGCDEFPKNTPDLSKYIVLLRRGSCTFNAKAANAVKAGAKYVMFYSNKEELSPFDVSSVKGVKAASIVSPEQGKEWIEALKSKKKIVLNMSDGSNGDVILEQNPNNATGGAVSAFSSWGPTWEMDVKPQFGAPGGKILSTYPREMGSYAVLSGTSMASPLVAGIVALIAEVRGTRDPALIENLLSANANPQLFNDGKAFYDFLAPVPQQGGGLLQAYDAAHAKVLLSPSSLSFNDTDNFPDSLNFTLKNTGKKQIDLQISHVPAVTMFTLVKNTIYPDDFPNDFATEQASIKFSESKVTIDAGESIVIEVLATPPKGLNETRLPVWSGYVAINGTDGTSLSLPYQGLSGSLHGSKVLGPQDTWIANSTDPNRFPMPANTTWSLPKPGTANNQTDTLPGLTWFLALGSAKLHAEIIPVTTEKPSGATKARVIGEPVDFPMLWNAMGANSQAFTGELSDGTFAPAGQYVVRYKALRIFGDEKKKEDWDEAYSPVFGIEYKK, from the exons atggtGCGCTTAAGCGTTGTTGCAGCCCTGTTTGCTGCTGTGGCCAACGCCGTTGACCTTGACAAGGTCGCCGTCAACAAGGGATACGGTCGACTACCGGGTGCTTATATCTTTGAGTTTGAAGAGGATCAT GACTGCGCCGACTTCTTCGCCAAAGCTTCGACAGCCGGAAAGACTCGCATCAAGTACAACTACAAGCTGTTCAAGGGAGCTTCCATCCAGCTCAACGACATCGACAATGCCGAGGATATTTCCGCACAGATGGCCTTGATGCCTGGTATCAAGAAGAAATGGCCCGTTCAGATGTTTAGCCTACCCAAACCAGAGGTCCATTGGACGGGTACACCGGGAATGGAGTACACTGCCGTCAAGAAGAGGGGGTTCGAAGAGAGAGATCTTTCGAATACTACATATACACCTCATGTCATGACGCAGATTGATAAGCTGAGGGATGAGGGTGTTACGGGCAAGGGGCTCAAGGTTGCCCTTGTCGATAGCGGT ATCGATTATAAACACCCCGCTCTGGGAGGCTGCTTTGGTCCCAAATGTCTCGTCTCCTTTGGCACTGATCTTGTAGGCGACGATTATGACGGCTTCACCCAGGCGAAACCCGACGATGATCCTATGGACTGCGCAGGTCACGGCACCCATGTCGCTGGTATTCTTGCAGCGCAGAAGAACTCTATGGGTTTCACAGGCGCTGCACCCGGAGTCAAACTCGGATCATACCGCGCATTCGGCTGCAACGGCGAAGCTGGAAATGACATCCTCATCGCAGCATTCAACCAAGCCTTTGAAGACGGCGCAGACATCATCTCTGCTTCTATCGGTGGCCCATCTGGTTGGTCTGAGGAGCCTTGGGCTGTAGCTGTGTCTCGAATCGTTGAGCAAGGCGTTCCTTGTGTCCTTGCAGCTGGAAATACAGGTTCGGCCGGTTTATTCTACGCCAGCACGGCGGCGAATGGAAAGAAGGTCAGCGCAGTTGGATCCTTTGACAATACCAAGTCTTTGTCACTCCTTAATGCTTCGAGTTATGCCGTCGATGGCGGCTCTGAGCACGAGTTTGGACATTTGGCTGGTAAGCCGAGCGCTTGGAAAGACGTCAAGCTTCCTCTGTGGGCACTCAACTATGACACGGGTGTCCACGACGATGGCTGTGACGAATTTCCCAAAAACACACCCGACTTGAGCAAGTATATTGTTCTTCTCCGACGAGGTTCCTGTACATTCAACGCGAAAGCTGCCAATGCGGTAAAAGCAGGCGCAAAGTACGTTATGTTTTACAGTAACAAGGAGGAACTATCACCTTTTGATGTGTCTTCCGTCAAGGGTGTCAAGGCAGCCAGTATCGTCTCGCCGGAACAGGGCAAGGAATGGATCGAGGCtctcaagagcaagaagaagattgttCTTAACATGTCGGACGGCAGTAATGGCGATGTCATCCTTGAACAAAACCCCAACAATGCCACTGGCGGTGCCGTCAGTGCCTTTTCCTCATGGGGTCCTACGTGGGAGATGGACGTGAAGCCACAGTTTGGTGCTCCTGGCGGTAAGATCCTGTCCACGTACCCACGTGAGATGGGAAGCTATGCCGTCCTGTCGGGTACATCAATGGCATCGCCTCTTGTAGCTGGCATCGTGGCTCTTATTGCTGAAGTTAGAGGCACCCGCGATCCAGCTCTCATCGAAAACCTCCTATCAGCCAACGCCAACCCGCAGTTGTTTAACGACGGAAAGGCCTTTTACGACTTTCTTGCACCTGTTCCCCAGCAAGGTGGCGGTCTCCTACAGGCTTACGATGCCGCCCATGCCAAGGTTCTCTTGTCCCCTTCGAGCCTCTCGTTCAACGACACGGATAACTTCCCCGACTCGTTGAACTTTACGCTCAAGAACACTGGCAAAAAGCAAATCGACTTGCAAATCTCTCACGTCCCTGCCGTTACCATGTTCACGCTCGTCAAGAACACCATTTACCCCGATGACTTCCCCAACGACTTTGCGACAGAGCAGGCCAGTATCAAGTTCAGCGAATCCAAGGTGACCATCGACGCCGGCGAAAGCATTGTTATCGAAGTACTTGCCACTCCTCCCAAGGGTCTTAACGAAACCCGTCTACCTGTTTGGTCCGGCTACGTGGCCATCAACGGCACAGACGGCACTTCTCTTTCACTGCCATATCAAGGCCTCAGTGGTTCGCTACACGGCTCCAAGGTTCTCGGTCCCCAAGACACGTGGATCGCAAACTCAACCGACCCGAACCGCTTCCCCATGCCCGCCAACACAACATGGTCCCTCCCCAAGCCCGGCACAGCCAACAACCAAACCGACACCCTTCCAGGTCTCACGTGGTTCCTCGCTCTCGGTTCAGCCAAGCTACACGCCGAGATCATTCCCGTCACCACCGAAAAACCGTCTGGTGCAACAAAGGCACGCGTTATCGGTGAACCCGTCGACTTCCCAATGCTATGGAACGCCATGGGCGCAAACTCCCAGGCCTTTACTGGTGAGCTTTCCGACGGTACTTTTGCGCCTGCGGGACAGTATGTTGTTCGATACAAGGCGCTGAGAATCTTTggagatgagaagaagaaggaagactGGGACGAGGCGTATTCGCCCGTGTTTGGAATTGAGTATAAGAAGTAG